Below is a window of bacterium DNA.
CGCCAAACTCAGCCAGATAGGCAGGAAATCCAGACTTCCTCGCACAGCTACCCAAGCGCCGGCCGGAGCAACTCCAAGGGCCAACCCGATGAACCAGTGACTGAGCGCCGTGAATCGTTTGGTAAAGGAGTAGAAGAAAATAATTGCCAGAGCAAGAGGGGACAACAGAAAAGCCAGATGGTTCAACTGGAACGCCGCTAAAACAAAAAAACTTGAACAAACGACAATGAAGAAAAAAACGAATCGAGTGGAGAGAAGTCCGGAGGGTAATGCCCAATTTTTTGTGCGCGGATTCAAGCGGTCAAATTTGTAATCGGCCAAACGGTTAAAAGCCATGGCGCAGGAGCGGGCGGAAACCATCGCGACCAAAATCCAGAAAAGAATTCTCCAGGAAGGAAGACCGTTGGCAGCAACGAGTGCGCTAATGATTGCAAAGGGCAAGGCAAAAACGGAATGCTCGACTTTGATCATCCGCAGAACCAAAGCAACTTTTCCGAACATGTCCCTATCTTCCCCAGCGCTTACTCACACTATGAGCAAGATGGAACTGATCCAGAACCCGGGCAACGATGAAATCGATCAGGTCGCTGATTTCCAGGGGACGATGATAAAAACCAGGAGAGGCGGGAAGGATTACACCTCCTGCGCGTGTGATTCGAAGACAATTCTCCAGATGGATTTCGGACAATGGTGTCTCCCGCATCACAAGCACAAGCTTCTTCCGCTCCTTTAATACAACTTCAGCGCCACGATGCATCAAGTTCGAGGAAGTCCCGGCTGCAATCGCTCCAAGAGTCCCTGTACTGCAGGGAATAATCACCATTCCATCGGTTGGATAACTTCCGCTCGCAATCGGAGAGTAAAAATTCACGATGTCGTAATACCGAATCTTCTCCGACTTCTGTCCAATTAGCTGATGCACCTTAAAGTTCTTGGAGGACAGTGAGAGGGACATCTCCTGCTTTAACAGAATGAAACCGTTCCCGGAAATGACGAGATGGATCTTTTTCACCTCATCCATTGAGTTCAGGACCTGGAGAAATTTCACAGCGTAGGCCGCGCCACTTGCGCCCGAAATTCCGACGGAGATTTCCATTTGCGTAAGGATATCATAGTAGCAGACAACCTTTTTTCACCGCAGAGATCGCCGAGAACGCAGAGTAAAAATTAGTTTTTTCTCAGCGGTCTCTGCGTCCTCGGCGGTGAATTCTTGTGTGCGACTGAGCTATAATGTTCCGTTTATGACTGAAACGATGACATCGACAGAAAGCGCGGCAATTTCGATCGTAATTCCAGCGTACAATGAAGCGCTGGCGATCGTTGAAGTTGTTCAACAGATTTCCGAAGTCTGCAGTGCTCAGAAAATCGATTTTGAAATCATTGTTGTTGATGATGGATCGACGGATCAGACGGCAAATGTTCTCCAGAACAAAGACGTGCACGTGATCCGGCATCCGGAAAATCGTGGATACGGAGCGGCCATAAAAACGGGAGTTCTTTCAGCGCAATATCCCTGGATTCTCATCACAGATGCAGATGGAACATACCCGATTGCTCAAATCCCGAAACTACTGGAGAACATGGATCATTATGAAATGATTGTCGGATCGAGAACGGGGGAAGATGTGAACATTCCAGCTGTTCGCAAACCGGCAAAATGGGTTCTGTCCAAAGTTGCAAACTTCATGGCGCAGACGCGCATACCGGATTTGAATTCGGGATTTCGCGTTTTCCGAAAGACAGCCTTTCAGCGATTTTTGAACCTTTTTCCTTCCGGTTTTTCATTGACAACCACGATCACACTTGCCTTGCTCTGCAACGGATATGCAGTCCGGTACGTGCCCGTGGATTATTACAAACGCACGGGGCGTTCGAAAATTCGGCCCATCAGAGATACTTACAATTTCTTTTTGCTTGTGATCCGAACGATCATGTATTTTGATCCGCTGCGCGTGTTCGCGCCGGTCGCACTCTTCTTGCTGCTTGCCGGCGCGATTCTGGCAGGATACGAAATCTACAGATTCGAAAACATCACCACCGCCGCCGCCATCTTCCTGTTCGCGGGCGTTCAAACTGGAATTCTTGGCCTGCTCGCTGATCTGATCGTCAAAAGCCGCCGTTAATTTTGAACCGCCAAGACGCCAAAGCGCCAAGAAAAATTAAGATGTTTTATACTTGGCGTATTGGCGACTTGGCGGTTAGTTAAATGGATGAGAAGGTTATCAAAATTGAAAAGCTTGTTTTTGGCGGGAAAGGTCTTTCGCGCGATTTAGAAAAAGTAACCTTTGTTCCGTTCACTTTGCCTGGCGAAAAAGTTCGGGTCCGTATAACAAAGCAGCATAATGACTATCAGGAAGCTGTAGCCATTGAAATTGTTGAGCCAAGTCCTGATCGTGTCACACCGGAATGCAGCTATTTCGGCGTGTGCGGTGGTTGTCAGCTGAGTCATGCTCAATATGAAAAGCAAGTTCAGCTAAAACTCGAAATCCTGCAAGAGACTCTTCGGCGTAGTGATTTGAAGTTTCCGGAAATTCAAGTCTTCACCGGCAAACCTTTTGGTTATCGCCATAGGGCTCAACTGAAATACGATGCTTCCCAAAAACGGTTGGGATTCTTTGAAGCCAACTCGAATCGCGTGATCGACGTCCACGAATGTATCTGTTTGACTCCCGGTCTTAACAATTTGCTAAAGACGCTTCGCGCAAAAGTCTGCTCGCAGCCGGTTCCAGGACTCAGAGAAATTGAGTGTTATGAAAACGATCAACAACAACGGGCCGCGTTTTTTACACCTGCCATAAAACAATTCTCTTCTTTAGAAAATCAGGAACTTTCGATCTCGTTTCGTGGAAATCGCTATCCGATGAATCCGCAAGTTTTTCTACAGGTGAATCCCGGAATGTGGCGTGCGATGATCCAGGAAGTAGAATCGCATTACGAAGGCCCGGTTCTCAAAAAAGCTCTTGAATTATATTGCGGAGCTGGATTCTTTACAGCGCCCCTCGCCGGAAGGTTCCAAAAAATGATTGCATGTGAGGAGAACCCGCCCGCCATCGCTCACGCAAAAACACATCCTGGATTGAAAAATGTTGACTGGATTTGCGCAAGAGTTGAAAATCTCAAGTTTCCACAGGAACTGGATGCCGTCATCGTTGATCCGCCGCGGCCGGGATTACATCAAAATGTAGTGAGACAGCTAGTAGATAAGAAACCGGATTGGATTACTTACGTTTCTTGCGACTGCAGCACCTTCGCTAGAGATGTGAAAAAGTTGAAGCAGTTCTACACAATCTCAAAAATGACCATGCTCGACTTGTTCCCCCAAACCTATCATTTCGAAATCATCGCGCTTCTACAAAAGGTGTAGGGTGTTTGTAGTGGCGGGATTGACATAGCAAAAAGCACATGATAGGATTTCGGCGGCTCATCGAGCCAGCGACGAGGGGGAAGGACAAAGGAAAACCACAACGGAGGATACGATAAGATGGGCGACTCACGCTTTACCATTCTTGTCGTTCCGAACGCAAATGCGTCGCTTCGCAAGTTCAAAATATCATCGGTCACATTATTTTATGCATTCATCGTTCTTGCGATCTTCGCTGCAATCGGCGTTGGAACGATTCTGCAGTATCTGAGAACTCAAAGGCAAGCGGAAGCAGTTCGCAAAGAAAATGCTGAGTTGAGGGCCAGTTTAAAGAAGTCAGAATTTCTGGCACAAAAGCTAAACCGGAAAATTTCTGCGCTCACTCGCTTATCTGCGCGACTGAAAGCAGTTTCCGGCATGCCCACTCTTGCAAGGAAACAGCAACTCCCCCCCACGATTGGAATGGGCGGCGCCACATGGGGACAAGCGCCGGATCCCGGACAGTTGGCGATGCTGGAACAAAGAGCCGAAACGCTGGAGCAAAGCCTTAAGGTTTTGCAGAGCTACATTCAGACAGAAAAACCGTTTAGCACTCCTTCCTTAATACCGACAGACGGATTCCTTTCCTCTTCGTTTGGATCGCGAATGAACCCATTTACCAATTTGCCTGATTTTCATCAGGGGATTGACATCTCCGGTAATTACGGTACTCCTGTAATTGCCACAGCCCAGGGAATCATCGCGATAGCCGGTTATTTCGGGAGTTTTGGGTTGACGGTTCAAATCGAGCATGAAAACGGTATCACAACGTTGTTCGGTCACCTTTCAAAGATTTACGTTAAACCTGGTCAAGAAGTAGTACGCGGTCAAAAAATCGGACTCATGGGCAACACAGGAATGAGCACAGGACCGCATCTGCATTACGAAGTGAGAATCAACGAACAGCCGGTGAATCCGAAACCTTACCTGGCACGGCGGTAGAGTGTAGTGGCAGAGCATTTGCCACACAACTCGCAACGCCATGCCATTTAGAAAGTCCTACACAAGGATTGAAGGTAGCGCAAGAAAAGCAAATGCTCTGCAACTACTTCTTATTTAGCGAATCCAGTTCCGCCTTGGCCCATGTATTCGAAGGATCCAGCGAGACGGCCTGGCGAAATTTTTGAATCGCTTCACCTTTTTGATTTTGAGCTTTTAGAATCAGTCCCTCCTGCAACAAAACCTGAGACATCCAGAAGGGATCGCCATGCAGATGCACCTCCGCTTGAGCAAGAAAGCCCGAGGCACGTTCGTAATTTTTTTGCTTGGCCGACAGAACGCCGAGATAGTAATAAGGACGTCCATTATTAGGGCTGACTCTCAAAGCTTGCTCAAAGAATTGTTCCGCTTCTTCCAGATCTCCTGAATTCATTTTTTTTACGCCGCTCTCAACCAGTTTCAGCGCTGAAGCATCACCGGGCGACGTTGCCTTTTTTTTAGGAGTGGGCGGCGGCAGAGTTTTCCTGGGCGGTTTTACCTCGGGTGGCGGTTGAACGGGGGGTGGAGTTGTCACTTCCGGCTCTGAAACAGGAGGCGTCTCCGGTTCAGAAGGTGGTTCAATATCAGTCTGTCTTTTCTTTGCACACGAAACAATTGTGAATAAAACCAACAATGCGATGAAGATTCTTGCTTTCATACTATCCAAATATATTCCACCAGTTCCCACCGTGCTCAGAACAAGCCTCCGGTTCCGTACCATCGATAAAGATCTCCGGTCGCGATGTGGGGCAATCTTCAGTGGCGAGGCCACCGGTAGCCGGATCAATCATTCGAACTACGACTCCATGCGGACTGCTGAATTCTTCCGCAGGTAAACTTTCCGTGGCCTTCTTCATAAAACGAACCCACACCGGCAAGGCAGCCTGCGCGCCGGTCATTCGAATCGGAGTATTGTCATCATAACCTGTCCAGACAACGCAAAGTAAATTCGGCGTGTATCCAACAAACCATGCATCTCTGTATTCATCTGTGGTTCCCGTTTTGCCGGCCGCGGGGCGCACAAAACCCCATTGCCTCACCGCGCTTCCTGTGCCCTGCGTTAACACACTCGTAAGCATGTCCGTAATGATGTAAGCGGTCTGCGGACGCAAAACCTTTTTCACCTCAATCTGGCTTCTTTCCAATGTTGTTCCGCCGGCGTCTGCAACTTTCTTCAAAGCGCGGATTTCCGTTTTCACTCCGCCATTCGCAAACACGGTGTACGCAGTGGCAACCTGCCAGGGTGAGACTTCGAAAGCCCCCAGCGAAAGAGACGGATAGGGTTTGACATTTCCAAAGCCAAGCCTTTGCGCCAGCAGCGAAACATCCTTCAACCCCACTTCCACCGCGAGTTTCGCCGTAGCAACATTCATCGAATTAGCGAGCGCATTCCGCAATGTGACGGTGCCATGATACTGCCCATCATAGTTTTTGGGTTGCCACACTTGATTCTGAAAATGAAACGTCCAGGGCTCATCAGCAATCAACGTGGCCGGCGTGAAGATTCGTTGCTGATTGGCGAAGTACTGTTCAAACGCCGTTGCATACACAACCGGTTTAAAGATGCTTCCCGGCTGGCGTTTCGCCTGTTTCACACGGTCGAATTGACTCTGA
It encodes the following:
- the ubiA gene encoding putative 4-hydroxybenzoate polyprenyltransferase, which codes for MFGKVALVLRMIKVEHSVFALPFAIISALVAANGLPSWRILFWILVAMVSARSCAMAFNRLADYKFDRLNPRTKNWALPSGLLSTRFVFFFIVVCSSFFVLAAFQLNHLAFLLSPLALAIIFFYSFTKRFTALSHWFIGLALGVAPAGAWVAVRGSLDFLPIWLSLAILFWTAGFDLIYSCQDAEFDRNHKLHSIPSRFGIKTALNVSRFCHCLTVMFLAIFGYKAGLGLWYYGGVTIVAGLLLYEHTLVSSDDLTRVNEAFFTMNGLISVLLLIFCSLDLYL
- a CDS encoding UbiX family flavin prenyltransferase, producing the protein MEISVGISGASGAAYAVKFLQVLNSMDEVKKIHLVISGNGFILLKQEMSLSLSSKNFKVHQLIGQKSEKIRYYDIVNFYSPIASGSYPTDGMVIIPCSTGTLGAIAAGTSSNLMHRGAEVVLKERKKLVLVMRETPLSEIHLENCLRITRAGGVILPASPGFYHRPLEISDLIDFIVARVLDQFHLAHSVSKRWGR
- a CDS encoding glycosyltransferase family 2 protein; amino-acid sequence: MTETMTSTESAAISIVIPAYNEALAIVEVVQQISEVCSAQKIDFEIIVVDDGSTDQTANVLQNKDVHVIRHPENRGYGAAIKTGVLSAQYPWILITDADGTYPIAQIPKLLENMDHYEMIVGSRTGEDVNIPAVRKPAKWVLSKVANFMAQTRIPDLNSGFRVFRKTAFQRFLNLFPSGFSLTTTITLALLCNGYAVRYVPVDYYKRTGRSKIRPIRDTYNFFLLVIRTIMYFDPLRVFAPVALFLLLAGAILAGYEIYRFENITTAAAIFLFAGVQTGILGLLADLIVKSRR
- a CDS encoding class I SAM-dependent RNA methyltransferase, coding for MDEKVIKIEKLVFGGKGLSRDLEKVTFVPFTLPGEKVRVRITKQHNDYQEAVAIEIVEPSPDRVTPECSYFGVCGGCQLSHAQYEKQVQLKLEILQETLRRSDLKFPEIQVFTGKPFGYRHRAQLKYDASQKRLGFFEANSNRVIDVHECICLTPGLNNLLKTLRAKVCSQPVPGLREIECYENDQQQRAAFFTPAIKQFSSLENQELSISFRGNRYPMNPQVFLQVNPGMWRAMIQEVESHYEGPVLKKALELYCGAGFFTAPLAGRFQKMIACEENPPAIAHAKTHPGLKNVDWICARVENLKFPQELDAVIVDPPRPGLHQNVVRQLVDKKPDWITYVSCDCSTFARDVKKLKQFYTISKMTMLDLFPQTYHFEIIALLQKV
- a CDS encoding M23 family metallopeptidase; the protein is MGDSRFTILVVPNANASLRKFKISSVTLFYAFIVLAIFAAIGVGTILQYLRTQRQAEAVRKENAELRASLKKSEFLAQKLNRKISALTRLSARLKAVSGMPTLARKQQLPPTIGMGGATWGQAPDPGQLAMLEQRAETLEQSLKVLQSYIQTEKPFSTPSLIPTDGFLSSSFGSRMNPFTNLPDFHQGIDISGNYGTPVIATAQGIIAIAGYFGSFGLTVQIEHENGITTLFGHLSKIYVKPGQEVVRGQKIGLMGNTGMSTGPHLHYEVRINEQPVNPKPYLARR
- a CDS encoding tetratricopeptide repeat protein; its protein translation is MKARIFIALLVLFTIVSCAKKRQTDIEPPSEPETPPVSEPEVTTPPPVQPPPEVKPPRKTLPPPTPKKKATSPGDASALKLVESGVKKMNSGDLEEAEQFFEQALRVSPNNGRPYYYLGVLSAKQKNYERASGFLAQAEVHLHGDPFWMSQVLLQEGLILKAQNQKGEAIQKFRQAVSLDPSNTWAKAELDSLNKK